One segment of Tenrec ecaudatus isolate mTenEca1 chromosome 1, mTenEca1.hap1, whole genome shotgun sequence DNA contains the following:
- the TNFRSF18 gene encoding tumor necrosis factor receptor superfamily member 18, whose amino-acid sequence MGALAGWWGGISLLGGLGLGLLPAATAEPSCGPGHFLHGVESDARCCRTCPPNTEVCPEWDCICVQPEFHCGDPKCSSCKHYPCPPGQEARPQGKFNFGFDCIDCAAGTFSAGRDGHCKPLAGCSQLGFPTVFPGNRTHNAVCGLGPPAEPYHPLTLALLAMAACILILVASLLGLHIWTLRRTHIWYRGTKLPPEVPMIEDTRSCQFPEEERGERLVEDKSCFRDLWV is encoded by the exons ATGGGCGCGCTGGCGGGCTGGTGGGGCGGTATCTCGCTGCTCGGCGGGCTCGGCCTGGGCCTGCTCCCCGCCGCCACCGCGGAGCCAAGCTGCGGCCCGGGTCACTTTCTGCACGGGGTGGAGTCCGACGCGCGCTGCTGCCGCACCTGCCCCCCAA ACACGGAGGTCTGCCCCGAGTGGGACTGCATCTGTGTTCAGCCCGAGTTTCACTGTGGAGACCCCAAGTGCTCCAGCTGTAAGCACTACCCATGCCCGCCGGGCCAGGAGGCACGGCCGCAAG GGAAATTCAATTTTGGCTTTGATTGCATTGACTGTGCTGCCGGAACCTTCTCCGCGGGCCGTGATGGCCACTGCAAGCCACTCGCGGG CTGCTCCCAGCTCGGGTTCCCCACTGTGTTTCCCGGGAACAGGACCCACAACGCCGTgtgtggcctggggccccctgctGAGCCGTACCACCCGCTGACCTTGGCCCTGCTGGCCATGGCCGCCTGCATTCTCATCCTGGTGGCCTCCCTGCTGGGCTTGCACATCTGGACGCTCAGGCGAACGCACATATGGTACCGAG GGACGAAGCTGCCCCCGGAGGTGCCCATGATAGAGGACACACGCAGTTGCCAGTTTCCTGAGGAGGAGCggggggagcggctggtggaagaCAAGAGCTGCTTCAGGGACCTGTGGGTGTGA
- the TNFRSF4 gene encoding tumor necrosis factor receptor superfamily member 4, whose protein sequence is MCAGAQLVLLLLASALHPSAELTCNGATYPSGSRCCHECQPGYGMKRRCDDQTLDTECQPCQEGYYNDAFNYEDCRPCTQCNERSGSEPAQSCTSTRDTVCHCRPGTQPQGGYKLGVDCTPCPPGQFSPGQNQACKPWTDCSSMGRRTLKPATNSSDAICEDRNPPATTLPRNTQHPSSLPTTAHTGTSQSPPKAPMDLPGGPVPTGPVLSVILGVGVGLLGVTAAALALALNRHTWRPQLAAPKPPGGNSFRTPIQEEHADEHSVLAKV, encoded by the exons ATGTGTGCGGGGGCACAGCTGGTGCTGCTGCTCCTGGCATCGGCCCTCCATCCTTCGGCCGAGCTCACCTGCAATGGGGCAACCTACCCCAGCGGCAGCAGGTGCTGTCATGAGTGCCAGCCTG GTTATGGGATGAAGCGTCGCTGTGATGACCAGACCCTGGACACTGAGTGCCAGCCGTGCCAGGAAGGCTACTACAATGACGCCTTCAACTACGAGGACTGCAGGCCGTGTACCCAGTGCAACGAGA GAAGCGGGAGTGAGCCTGCACAGAGCTGCACTTCCACAAGGGACACCGTCTGCCACTGCAGGCCCGGCACCCAGCCTCAGGGCGGCTATAAGCTAGGAGTTG ACTGCACCCCCTGCCCGCCAGGACAATTTTCCCCAGGCCAAAACCAGGCGTGTAAGCCCTGGACTGA cTGTTCCTCCATGGGGAGGCGCACCCTGAAACCAGCCACCAATAGCTCGGATGCCATCTGTGAGGACAGGAACCCCCCAGCCACCACGCTACCCAGGAACACCCAGCACCCGTCATCCCTGCCCACCACTGCCCACACCGGGACCTCACAGAGCCCTCCCAAGGCCCCTATGGACCTCCCTGGGG GCCCTGTCCCTACAGGCCCCGTGCTGTCTGTCATCCTGGGCGTTGGCGTGGGCCTGTTGGGTGTCACAGCTGCCGCACTCGCCTTGGCCCTGAACCGCCATACTTGGAGGCCCCAGCTGGCCGCCCCCAAGCCCCCCG GGGGCAACAGCTTCCGGACCCCCATCCAAGAGGAGCATGCTGATGAGCACTCCGTCCTGGCCAAGGTCTGA